In Zhaonella formicivorans, one DNA window encodes the following:
- a CDS encoding DUF2953 domain-containing protein, with the protein MGKGGKGGGQHSSSMTILIALLAFAVLLFWLPLTFEIFYHKDRENDLLICSLRLTAVWQLYRLEIPSVYSNFSIIGNKMFALETEMPNSLGNTEEHKVEISKPLKLLSDVWPTLQVIYTQFKKIYAKINKVNRDFFRTISCEELTWHTAIGLPDAALTAISTGFLWNLKNLVFNNLHNNVRVAFNKPSFEVKPVFNSKCFDVNFKCIFAVRLGNIIFAGLKLLVLILGLITCKGGNHNERSSDRSANENGNGKH; encoded by the coding sequence TTGGGTAAAGGTGGAAAAGGGGGAGGTCAGCACAGTTCCTCGATGACAATTTTAATTGCATTACTAGCTTTCGCAGTTCTGCTGTTTTGGCTGCCTCTTACTTTTGAAATATTTTACCACAAAGATCGTGAGAACGATCTGCTGATTTGCAGTTTACGACTAACAGCGGTTTGGCAACTGTACAGGTTGGAAATCCCATCGGTATACTCAAATTTTAGTATTATAGGGAACAAGATGTTTGCTTTGGAGACTGAAATGCCAAATTCACTGGGAAATACGGAAGAACATAAGGTAGAAATAAGCAAGCCTCTTAAGCTGCTTTCCGATGTTTGGCCAACACTGCAAGTAATTTATACTCAATTTAAGAAGATTTATGCAAAAATTAATAAAGTCAATCGTGACTTTTTTAGGACAATCAGTTGTGAGGAATTAACGTGGCACACAGCGATCGGTTTGCCCGATGCTGCCCTAACGGCTATTTCCACAGGTTTTCTGTGGAATCTGAAAAATTTAGTTTTTAATAACCTCCATAATAATGTAAGAGTTGCCTTTAACAAACCGTCTTTTGAAGTAAAACCCGTTTTTAACTCCAAGTGCTTTGATGTTAACTTTAAGTGCATATTTGCTGTGCGCTTAGGTAATATTATATTTGCAGGATTGAAATTATTGGTATTGATTCTAGGCTTAATAACATGTAAAGGGGGCAACCACAATGAGCGATCATCCGATAGAAGCGCTAATGAAAACGGCAATGGAAAGCATTAA
- the scpB gene encoding SMC-Scp complex subunit ScpB, whose translation MLFSEDKKAILECLLFMASEPVSLPKLAELAELNEEDVLLLLNELKLELENPVHGIQLVEVAEGYRIATKPQFAPYVEKLYKPQSTHLSHAALETLAIIAYKQPITRAEIESIRGVKVDGVLNNLIERNLVQEVGRKEGPGRPILYGTTTDFLCYFGLKNLQELPNFEELRTIAK comes from the coding sequence GTGTTGTTTAGCGAAGATAAAAAGGCTATTCTCGAATGTTTGCTTTTTATGGCGTCAGAGCCCGTTTCACTCCCCAAATTGGCTGAATTGGCGGAACTAAATGAAGAAGATGTGCTGCTGCTTTTAAATGAGCTGAAGCTGGAACTGGAAAACCCGGTCCATGGAATTCAGCTAGTGGAAGTTGCTGAGGGATATCGTATAGCAACCAAGCCGCAATTTGCGCCTTATGTGGAAAAACTTTATAAACCGCAGTCAACCCACCTTTCCCATGCAGCGTTAGAAACTTTAGCTATTATAGCTTATAAGCAACCTATCACCAGAGCAGAAATAGAATCGATCCGGGGGGTTAAGGTTGACGGGGTTCTGAATAATTTAATTGAACGTAATTTAGTCCAAGAAGTTGGACGAAAAGAGGGACCGGGTAGACCAATATTATATGGCACAACCACCGATTTCCTATGTTATTTTGGCCTAAAAAACCTGCAGGAATTGCCTAACTTTGAAGAATTGAGAACAATTGCTAAGTGA
- the ytfJ gene encoding GerW family sporulation protein: MSDHPIEALMKTAMESIKEMVDVNTVVGDPVETPDGSVIVPVSRVSCGFVAGGGEYEAANGKENEKSLPFGGGSGAGVSVQPVGFLVVGHDQIRLLPVDGNAIFDRLIDVTPKVISQIQSFFSKKQAPNIEQITHDLQGGV, translated from the coding sequence ATGAGCGATCATCCGATAGAAGCGCTAATGAAAACGGCAATGGAAAGCATTAAAGAGATGGTAGATGTAAATACAGTGGTTGGCGATCCGGTAGAGACTCCGGACGGCAGCGTAATTGTCCCAGTATCCAGAGTGTCGTGCGGTTTTGTAGCAGGTGGAGGTGAATATGAAGCAGCTAATGGTAAAGAAAATGAGAAATCATTGCCTTTCGGAGGTGGCAGTGGCGCAGGAGTATCTGTCCAACCGGTTGGTTTTCTCGTAGTTGGCCATGATCAGATTAGGCTTTTACCGGTAGACGGAAACGCTATCTTCGATCGCTTGATTGATGTAACTCCGAAAGTCATTTCACAAATCCAATCATTTTTCAGCAAAAAACAAGCACCTAATATTGAACAAATTACCCATGATTTGCAAGGCGGCGTTTAA
- the ilvC gene encoding ketol-acid reductoisomerase, whose amino-acid sequence MVKMYYDNDADLSLLHGKKIAVIGYGSQGHAQAQNLKDSGLDVVVGLRQGSKNWAQAEQDGLKVMTVAEAAKVADVIQILLPDEVQASVYKAEILPNLEEGNALVFSHGFNIHFGQVVPPANVDVFMVAPKSPGHLVRRMYAQGAGVPGLLAVYQDYSGKAKEYGLAYAKGIGCTRAGVIETTFKEETETDLFGEQAVLCGGATALIKAGFETLVEAGYQPEIAYFECLHELKLIVDLLYEGGLNWMRFSISDTAQYGDLTRGPRIITEVTKEEMRQILREIQSGAFAKEWILENQSNRPQFNALNQMENEHLIEKVGSELRKMMPWLKK is encoded by the coding sequence ATGGTAAAAATGTATTATGACAATGATGCAGACTTATCCCTTTTGCATGGTAAAAAAATTGCTGTAATAGGTTATGGCAGTCAGGGACATGCCCAGGCGCAAAACCTCAAGGACAGCGGTTTAGACGTTGTGGTGGGTCTGCGGCAGGGAAGCAAGAATTGGGCTCAGGCTGAGCAGGACGGGCTCAAGGTGATGACTGTGGCTGAAGCCGCTAAAGTGGCTGATGTTATTCAGATATTACTTCCCGATGAAGTTCAAGCAAGCGTATATAAAGCGGAAATACTGCCAAACCTGGAAGAAGGGAATGCACTGGTTTTTTCCCACGGTTTCAATATCCATTTTGGACAAGTTGTTCCGCCGGCAAATGTGGACGTGTTTATGGTAGCACCAAAAAGCCCCGGCCATTTAGTCAGAAGGATGTATGCTCAAGGAGCAGGTGTTCCCGGTTTGCTGGCAGTTTATCAGGATTACAGCGGCAAAGCAAAGGAATATGGTTTGGCTTACGCTAAAGGGATAGGCTGCACAAGAGCCGGGGTTATTGAAACAACATTCAAAGAAGAGACCGAGACTGACTTGTTTGGCGAACAAGCTGTCTTATGCGGAGGCGCAACCGCTTTAATTAAAGCGGGCTTTGAGACTTTGGTAGAGGCTGGCTATCAGCCGGAAATAGCTTATTTTGAATGCTTGCACGAATTGAAATTAATTGTGGATCTTCTCTACGAAGGCGGGTTAAACTGGATGCGTTTTTCCATCAGTGATACCGCCCAATATGGGGACCTCACAAGGGGACCAAGGATTATTACTGAAGTAACCAAAGAGGAAATGCGGCAAATTTTAAGAGAAATCCAATCCGGCGCTTTTGCTAAAGAATGGATTTTGGAAAATCAGTCAAACAGACCACAGTTCAATGCCCTTAATCAAATGGAAAATGAACATCTCATCGAAAAAGTTGGCTCAGAGCTGAGGAAAATGATGCCCTGGCTGAAAAAGTAG
- a CDS encoding pseudouridine synthase, translating into MSEIRLHKLLAEAGIASRRTSEKLIAAGKVYVNGQKVTKMGFKVIPEHDVVTVEGKPVKLPATKIYLLLNKPRGFVTTLKDPQGRRTIVDLLPDVPERVHPVGRLDYDTEGLLLLTNDGQFTYALTHPKHLIEKTYLALVKGVPDHADLQQLRSGIMLADGITAPAKARIVRKFKGMALIELTIHEGRNRQVRRMLEALGHPVLRLKRTKIGNLGLGKLRVGQYRYLERKEVEGLLGYGSNGATG; encoded by the coding sequence TTGAGTGAAATACGCTTGCACAAACTGCTGGCCGAAGCCGGAATTGCTTCCAGGCGGACCAGCGAAAAATTAATTGCCGCAGGGAAAGTTTATGTAAACGGGCAAAAAGTTACCAAAATGGGTTTTAAGGTCATCCCGGAGCATGATGTGGTTACTGTTGAAGGTAAGCCTGTAAAGCTTCCCGCAACCAAAATTTACTTGCTCCTAAATAAACCCCGGGGATTTGTGACAACGCTTAAAGATCCGCAAGGGAGACGAACAATAGTTGACCTTTTACCGGATGTTCCCGAGCGGGTTCATCCGGTGGGCCGGCTGGATTATGATACTGAAGGGTTATTGCTTCTGACCAACGATGGCCAGTTTACTTACGCACTGACCCACCCCAAACACCTGATCGAAAAAACTTATCTGGCTTTAGTTAAAGGGGTTCCCGATCATGCTGATTTACAACAGCTACGTTCCGGCATCATGTTAGCTGACGGTATAACGGCCCCGGCTAAAGCCCGGATTGTCCGTAAGTTTAAAGGTATGGCTCTAATAGAGCTAACAATCCATGAAGGCCGTAACCGCCAGGTCAGACGGATGCTTGAGGCTTTAGGACACCCGGTGCTCCGTTTGAAAAGAACTAAAATAGGCAACTTAGGTTTGGGCAAATTACGAGTAGGCCAGTACCGTTATTTGGAACGAAAGGAAGTGGAAGGTTTGTTGGGATACGGTTCTAATGGCGCCACTGGCTGA
- a CDS encoding spore maturation protein, whose amino-acid sequence MWVLDVISRWAIPFLLFTIPLVGLFKGIRVYETFVTGAEQGFITAIKIIPFLVGMLTAIGVFRASGAMDYFVDFLSPLLQLLHFPPEILPLAIMRPLSGGGSLGIAAELIHTYGPDSFIGRLASTMQGSTDTTFYIITVYFGSVGIKKYRYAITLGLIADLTTLLAAIFITNLLFPS is encoded by the coding sequence ATGTGGGTTCTGGATGTGATTTCTCGCTGGGCAATCCCCTTTTTACTTTTTACTATACCTCTGGTCGGCTTGTTTAAAGGTATCCGAGTTTACGAAACCTTTGTCACCGGTGCTGAACAAGGTTTTATCACGGCAATTAAGATTATTCCCTTTTTGGTTGGGATGCTCACCGCCATTGGTGTTTTTAGGGCTTCCGGGGCTATGGATTATTTTGTGGATTTTTTAAGCCCCCTTTTGCAGCTGCTCCATTTCCCGCCTGAAATATTGCCTTTGGCCATCATGAGGCCCCTCTCGGGTGGGGGTTCTTTAGGTATTGCTGCCGAATTAATCCACACCTATGGCCCGGATTCTTTTATCGGTCGGCTGGCATCCACTATGCAGGGAAGTACGGATACAACATTTTATATAATCACTGTTTATTTTGGCTCCGTAGGGATTAAGAAGTATCGCTATGCTATCACTTTAGGGTTGATTGCCGATCTAACCACTTTACTAGCAGCGATTTTTATCACTAACCTGCTTTTTCCAAGTTAG
- a CDS encoding NAD(P)/FAD-dependent oxidoreductase, producing the protein MEKVVIVGGGAAGIFAAIGAKQLGAPVTIIEKNNKLGIKLLITGKGRCNLTNIGEIDDLIASFPGNGPFLYSAFYTFSNRDLITFFESIGVPVKVERGGRVFPQSDRAKDVMQALIAYLTNRGVQIVLNTAVEGIKAENNRVTGYVAGGKFYPAQALIIATGGLSYPRTGSTGDGYRFAQSLGHQITPLEPSLVPLEVKEQWAKELAGLSLKNVKVTARDANNRTIAEEFGEMLFTHFGVSGPIILTLSRFVVPVLRNTGEWVKLELNLKPALDREKLDARIQRDLNKYSRKQFKNALGDLLPKALIEPVIGLSGIVPEKFCHQITKEERRTLGELLQQLPLTVTGARPITEAIVTSGGISVKEINPASMESKLIKGLYFAGEVLDIDAYTGGYNLQAAFSTGYVAGQAAAKHLGYC; encoded by the coding sequence TTGGAAAAAGTAGTAATTGTAGGAGGCGGAGCAGCAGGCATATTTGCGGCTATAGGTGCCAAACAACTGGGGGCGCCTGTAACAATAATTGAAAAGAATAACAAATTGGGAATTAAGCTTTTAATCACCGGTAAAGGCCGCTGCAACCTAACAAATATTGGCGAAATAGATGACTTGATTGCAAGTTTTCCCGGCAACGGACCTTTTCTCTACAGTGCTTTTTATACTTTTTCCAACAGGGATTTAATTACTTTTTTTGAAAGCATCGGTGTTCCTGTGAAAGTGGAGCGTGGGGGCCGTGTTTTTCCCCAATCGGACCGAGCCAAAGATGTAATGCAAGCTCTAATTGCATATTTGACAAATCGTGGTGTGCAAATTGTGTTAAACACCGCTGTGGAAGGAATCAAAGCCGAAAATAATAGGGTTACCGGATACGTCGCAGGGGGTAAATTTTATCCTGCCCAAGCTTTGATCATTGCCACGGGTGGGTTGTCTTATCCTCGCACAGGTTCTACGGGGGATGGATATCGTTTTGCCCAATCCCTGGGACATCAAATTACTCCCCTGGAACCCTCCTTAGTGCCCCTGGAGGTCAAAGAGCAGTGGGCAAAGGAACTGGCAGGTTTAAGCCTGAAAAATGTTAAAGTTACAGCCCGTGATGCCAACAACAGGACAATTGCAGAAGAATTTGGGGAAATGTTATTCACTCACTTCGGTGTTTCCGGTCCAATTATCCTTACCTTAAGCAGATTTGTGGTGCCGGTTTTACGTAATACAGGTGAGTGGGTCAAATTGGAGCTTAACTTAAAACCCGCCTTGGACAGAGAAAAGTTGGATGCCAGGATCCAAAGAGATTTAAATAAATATTCCAGAAAGCAATTTAAAAACGCACTGGGAGATTTACTGCCCAAGGCTTTGATTGAACCGGTGATTGGTTTAAGCGGGATAGTTCCGGAAAAATTTTGCCACCAAATTACTAAAGAAGAGAGAAGAACCTTGGGGGAGCTGCTGCAGCAGCTGCCTTTAACTGTTACAGGGGCTCGTCCGATTACAGAAGCTATTGTAACCTCCGGAGGGATAAGCGTTAAAGAAATAAATCCAGCGAGTATGGAATCCAAATTAATTAAAGGGTTGTACTTTGCCGGCGAAGTGCTTGATATTGATGCCTATACAGGCGGCTACAATTTACAGGCAGCATTTTCAACCGGTTATGTGGCCGGTCAAGCAGCGGCCAAGCATTTAGGCTACTGTTAA
- a CDS encoding HutP family protein, with product MANYGSKKIASVAIQMALSDSREEEITLKAKFLELGIKTAAVDYGGEYITSIKKIVERAVVAAKREGVIKETHADEGAVAGATREALAQIMPKAIGLNVGGKIGIARQQDHVSVAVFFGIGLLHLDEVGIGLGHRAVP from the coding sequence ATGGCTAACTATGGAAGTAAGAAAATAGCAAGTGTGGCAATACAGATGGCGCTGTCCGATTCCAGGGAAGAAGAAATCACACTTAAGGCTAAATTTCTGGAACTAGGAATAAAGACAGCTGCAGTAGATTATGGAGGGGAATATATTACCTCAATTAAGAAGATTGTTGAGCGAGCTGTAGTTGCGGCAAAGAGGGAAGGGGTAATTAAAGAAACTCATGCTGACGAAGGGGCGGTAGCAGGTGCCACCCGTGAGGCGCTGGCTCAAATAATGCCGAAAGCTATAGGTTTAAATGTCGGAGGGAAGATTGGTATAGCCCGTCAGCAGGACCACGTTAGCGTAGCAGTCTTTTTTGGTATAGGGCTGCTACATTTAGATGAAGTTGGGATTGGATTGGGGCACAGGGCAGTTCCTTAA
- the aroH gene encoding chorismate mutase — MAIRGIRGAISVEENSVTAINAATVKVLQSMITTNQIAVEDIVSVFFTATADIDAVYPAQAAREMGWVNVPMLCFQEMQVRDSLKKIIRVLLHVNTDKNQAEIIHVYLGEAQKLRPDLTGEINNGK; from the coding sequence ATGGCAATAAGAGGAATCAGAGGAGCAATTTCTGTTGAGGAAAATAGTGTAACGGCCATTAATGCGGCCACTGTAAAGGTCTTGCAAAGCATGATTACAACAAATCAAATTGCGGTTGAAGATATTGTCAGTGTGTTTTTTACTGCGACAGCGGACATTGATGCCGTTTACCCTGCCCAGGCTGCCAGGGAAATGGGCTGGGTGAATGTGCCTATGCTTTGTTTTCAAGAAATGCAAGTACGCGATAGTTTAAAAAAGATAATCAGAGTTTTGTTACATGTAAATACCGACAAAAACCAAGCGGAGATAATACATGTTTATTTGGGCGAAGCACAAAAACTGCGCCCCGATCTGACAGGAGAAATTAATAATGGCAAATGA
- the cobO gene encoding cob(I)yrinic acid a,c-diamide adenosyltransferase translates to MGGKLEKGLVQVYTGNGKGKSTASFGLAVRAVGGGLKVYIIQFLKTGIDYGEIVALSRFEPELCIKSFGRKGFIRGTGPTDQDFQLAEEAFALARQVAREGKVDLLILDEINTALYFKLLKLEEVLDFLAHKPEDLEVVLTGRYAPQEIIEAADLVTEMRMIKHPYEKGIAARKGIEF, encoded by the coding sequence ATGGGAGGAAAACTGGAAAAAGGTCTGGTACAAGTTTACACCGGCAATGGAAAGGGTAAAAGCACCGCATCTTTTGGACTTGCCGTCCGGGCAGTTGGAGGTGGGCTTAAGGTTTATATCATTCAATTCTTAAAGACAGGCATAGATTATGGTGAAATCGTTGCTTTATCGCGTTTTGAACCGGAATTGTGCATAAAATCTTTTGGCAGAAAAGGTTTTATCCGTGGGACTGGTCCCACCGACCAGGATTTTCAGCTTGCGGAGGAAGCATTTGCTTTAGCCAGGCAAGTAGCGCGGGAAGGAAAAGTAGACCTGCTGATTTTGGATGAAATAAATACGGCCCTATATTTTAAGTTGTTAAAACTGGAAGAGGTTTTAGATTTTTTGGCGCATAAGCCAGAAGATTTGGAAGTGGTTTTAACCGGCAGGTATGCGCCTCAGGAAATAATAGAAGCTGCGGATCTGGTTACAGAAATGCGCATGATTAAACACCCGTATGAAAAGGGGATAGCCGCCAGAAAAGGAATCGAATTTTAA
- a CDS encoding fumarylacetoacetate hydrolase family protein, with product MKIIRFLRGEKIQYGELVDGSVELLDGSIGAGFVSTGISLAVEEVQLLAPCEPTKVIAVGLNYKDHAAELQIPLPQEPVIFLKPPSAVIGPGQKIIYPSQSTRVDYEAELGIVIGKMAKNITVDKANEYILGYTCANDVTARDLQPVNGQWTLAKSFDTFCPLGPVIETGIDANNLGISLWLNGQIRQQSNTCQMIFGVEQLVSYVSSIMTLHPGDVIITGTPSGIGPMQPGDEVTVEIEKIGRLTNVVAGTKVAV from the coding sequence ATGAAAATTATTAGGTTTTTGCGTGGGGAAAAAATTCAGTACGGAGAGCTTGTTGATGGCTCTGTTGAACTGTTGGACGGTAGCATCGGTGCGGGTTTTGTTTCTACGGGTATTAGCTTAGCAGTTGAAGAAGTGCAGCTTTTGGCACCCTGTGAACCCACAAAAGTTATTGCGGTAGGTCTTAACTACAAAGACCATGCTGCCGAATTACAGATACCTTTGCCACAGGAGCCTGTTATCTTTTTAAAACCTCCTTCTGCTGTTATTGGACCGGGGCAGAAGATTATCTACCCTTCACAAAGCACCCGGGTTGATTATGAAGCTGAATTGGGAATTGTTATTGGAAAGATGGCCAAGAATATCACTGTGGATAAAGCAAATGAGTATATATTGGGCTACACTTGTGCCAATGACGTTACAGCCCGTGATTTGCAGCCTGTAAACGGCCAGTGGACTTTGGCCAAATCCTTTGATACTTTTTGTCCTTTAGGGCCGGTTATAGAGACCGGTATAGATGCCAACAACCTTGGTATCAGTTTGTGGTTGAATGGTCAGATCAGGCAACAATCCAACACCTGCCAAATGATTTTCGGGGTTGAGCAATTGGTCAGCTATGTTTCGTCCATTATGACTTTGCACCCGGGAGATGTAATTATTACCGGGACACCTAGCGGCATCGGTCCGATGCAGCCCGGTGATGAAGTAACGGTTGAGATAGAAAAAATTGGCAGGCTGACTAACGTGGTAGCAGGAACAAAAGTTGCCGTGTAA
- a CDS encoding nucleoside recognition domain-containing protein yields MVNVIWFILLGAGIFTAALNGKIEVITTAALNSAKAAVNIGFELIGLMALWLGLLKIAEEAGFVNFVARIFKPLTGFLFPSIPKDHPAMGAIVMNLSANILGLGNAATPLGLKAMQEMQKLNQNNEEASEAMCTFLGLNTSCITLIPATIIGIRASAGSADPTEIVGTTIFTTAVGMLAAIVADRLLRNTYRKKKRW; encoded by the coding sequence TTGGTAAACGTGATCTGGTTTATTTTACTGGGGGCCGGGATCTTTACAGCTGCTCTTAACGGCAAAATTGAAGTCATAACCACAGCTGCACTGAATTCGGCCAAAGCAGCTGTTAATATCGGTTTTGAGCTAATCGGTTTGATGGCTTTGTGGCTAGGTTTACTAAAGATTGCGGAGGAAGCGGGATTTGTTAATTTTGTTGCCAGGATCTTCAAACCTTTAACCGGGTTCTTATTTCCCAGCATTCCCAAAGATCATCCCGCCATGGGAGCAATTGTGATGAACCTCAGCGCCAATATTTTAGGCCTGGGCAATGCCGCCACTCCTTTGGGTTTAAAAGCCATGCAAGAAATGCAAAAATTAAATCAAAATAACGAAGAAGCATCTGAAGCAATGTGCACTTTTCTGGGACTAAACACTTCCTGTATTACCCTAATTCCTGCAACGATTATTGGCATCCGGGCTTCTGCCGGCTCCGCAGATCCTACGGAAATAGTAGGCACAACCATTTTCACCACTGCTGTCGGCATGCTTGCGGCGATTGTTGCCGACCGCTTGTTGCGCAATACTTACCGCAAAAAGAAAAGGTGGTAG